The genomic stretch ATAATTTCAATTGAGTCAGCAATGATTTCTCTTGAGCATAGAGAATACTTCATACCCTTATGGTTCATTGCAATACCGTCACAAACACCGATTGTGTTAAATTCAAATGGAACACCACCGGCATTACGAATGCCAGCCTTTACTTCTTCAGCAATATCATCTAAGTGCTTATGACCCGGAATATAGTCACTCTTAGCTGAAACAACTGCAACGAAAGGCTTTTTCATTTCACTTTCTGTAATACCCATAGCCTTTAAAAGAGAACGGTGAGGTGCTCTTGTAGGGCCTTTCTTAATTAAATCTGAACGCATAATATACCTTCTTTATATAAAAATTTATCTTTATGTACATCTAAAGTTTTGTATGAATATTTTGCTTCTACAGTCAAAAATCATACTCTATCTAACAATAGGTACTATACATATGTATTCTATCATATTATAAATATAATTTCAATTATCTTCTTTTTCCAAAATGAGATTTTTATTAAAATATAAGCTGATAAATATCCACATTAAGGTCACGATTAAATTTTACACCGGCTTTTTTGATTTTGCCACAAAACTGAAATCCGTACTTCTTATGCAAATGGATACTTTCCTTATTTTCATCTGTAATAAGAGAAACTATAGTATATATGTCATTACATTCTTTTGCAAAGTTAATGGCAAATTCCATTAATTCTGTGGCAATATGCTGATGTCTATAATCTTTATTAACATAAACAGAAAGTTCTACTGTTGTATCATAAGCATCTCTATGGCTGAATTTTGAAAGTGTAACATAAGCAACTGCTTTGTTATCTTTTTCATAAACATAAAAAATTCTTTTGCCACTATGCTCATCAAACATAGTCCTGAAAAAGTCATCACCTTTTTCTGTAATGTCAAATGTTGCAGTTGAAGTACGAACTGCATCATTATAAATTTCCTTTATGTAAGGTAAATCCTCTACTACTGCTTTTCTAATGTTATTTTCCACTTAAACACACCTTCTGTTATTCAGTCTTAAATTTATCTTTATCAAGTGTTTTTATCACTTTTGCCGGACTACCAACAACTACTGCACAGTCAGGTACATCATGAGTTACAACAGAACAAGCACCTACTATTGCATTTTTGCCAACTCTGATACCCGGCATAATTGTTGCACCTGCACCAATCCATGCACCTTCTTCAATTACAACAGGCTTACAAGTTAGAATTTGTCTGTCATAAAAATCGTGATTGTTAGAAAGCAATTGACAATTAGATGCAATCTGAACATTATCCTTAATAGTAATTCCACCTCTGGACATAAAAAGGCAATTGCTATTTACAAAAACATTGTTGCCGATTTTCACTTCATCAAAACAAGTACCTTGTATAGGTGCAGAAACAAAGCTACCTTCACCTATATTACCAAATATTTTCTGTAGCAAGTCACTGTATTCTTCACTCATAGGCATAGTGTGGTTAAGTTGAAAAACCAGCTTGTTGGTTTCTTGCATTTTCTTAATATCTTCTGCTGTATGATTTCTCATATCAACTCTTTCTTCTTTACAATCCATAATTCTCTCCTATTAATTTTTATGTGCTATTACTCTTAATCTTCTATAATCGGCAACCCATTCTTTACCATTCCATAACTTTTCTTTTGCTATGGATGAAGTTCTTTCAAGAACTTTTTTCTGAACTTCTGTTGGCATTTCTGCTAACTCATCGGCATAAAACTGTTTCATCCAATTTGATAAACCTTGTTCTTTATCTTTCAAAACAGTAGGTCTGTCAAAGTCATAAATATTATCAATTACAAAACCATTTTCACTTAAAACATTTCCAAATTCCTCTACAGTAGGGAAATTGAATTTTAGCTTGTACTGACAGTTAAATTCTTTTGATGCTTGTTGAAAGGATTTTTCTACTGTGGCAACATTACCACTTCCACCAAATTCACACACCAACAATCCTTTACTTCTTAAGACTTTATAAATATTTTCAGCCAATTTATTATGGTCACTTATCCAATGAAAAACTGCATTAGAAAACACAACATCAAATTCATTTTCAAAAGGCAAATCAAGTGCATCACACACCATAAAATCAATATTAGGATAATGACATTTTGCTTTATTTATCATATTTTCTGAACTGTCAACACC from Ruminococcus bovis encodes the following:
- a CDS encoding GNAT family N-acetyltransferase; amino-acid sequence: MENNIRKAVVEDLPYIKEIYNDAVRTSTATFDITEKGDDFFRTMFDEHSGKRIFYVYEKDNKAVAYVTLSKFSHRDAYDTTVELSVYVNKDYRHQHIATELMEFAINFAKECNDIYTIVSLITDENKESIHLHKKYGFQFCGKIKKAGVKFNRDLNVDIYQLIF
- a CDS encoding DapH/DapD/GlmU-related protein, with the translated sequence MDCKEERVDMRNHTAEDIKKMQETNKLVFQLNHTMPMSEEYSDLLQKIFGNIGEGSFVSAPIQGTCFDEVKIGNNVFVNSNCLFMSRGGITIKDNVQIASNCQLLSNNHDFYDRQILTCKPVVIEEGAWIGAGATIMPGIRVGKNAIVGACSVVTHDVPDCAVVVGSPAKVIKTLDKDKFKTE
- a CDS encoding class I SAM-dependent methyltransferase — its product is MEWNSSLYDNKHDFVAEYGKGLLEFVPKNKSQSILDLGCGTGTLTYQLAELCNKVVGVDSSENMINKAKCHYPNIDFMVCDALDLPFENEFDVVFSNAVFHWISDHNKLAENIYKVLRSKGLLVCEFGGSGNVATVEKSFQQASKEFNCQYKLKFNFPTVEEFGNVLSENGFVIDNIYDFDRPTVLKDKEQGLSNWMKQFYADELAEMPTEVQKKVLERTSSIAKEKLWNGKEWVADYRRLRVIAHKN